GCCAAGTCCATCAGGACTTTTAGCCTCCAGAGTTTTAAGAGCAGCACTCAGTTGTGCTGCCGTCCCTATAAACGCCATCTCGGTTACCAAACCATCATCCATTCCAGTTAAGCCTGTATATCCAGTTACTGCTCCAAGTGATGCGGTGGTGCTAGCGGCAATGCGGATTAAGGTATTACCTGTGGTGGTAATAACCGCTTTCATGACCGTGGCATCGGTTGCACTCAGGTTTGTCTTTGCGGTATTCGCCCAATCGGCATTCGGTACGGATACCCATGCATTCGCTGTAACCTGACCTGCCGAGTCAATGGCATTTAGGATCTTGCTCGCAATCTCGGTAGCCGTCTCGGCTGATGTGGCTGCTAGAACTGTGTTTACTCGAAAGGAACCCAAGGCGCCAAAACTTAAATTAGTTTGGCCGTTGAGAGCACTCTGAAATAGAACCGTTGGCGGGTTTGCACCCGAATTACTTGTTCCGCTTGTAATAATTTGAATGGATGAAGAGTTTGTCGCCACATTATCAACATATTTGGTCATTGTTAAAACAGATCCCAAGCTTGTTAACTTATAGGTACCGTAGGCAGTTGGTAAAACCACGTTACTAATCTCAATCGTTGCTTGACCGGTTACTGCATCAGACCTATTACCATCCACCAAACTACTGACGATATTGGGTAACACACCATCACGCATGGTATTGAAGGCAGTCGCCGCTTGACTACTCGTTAAATCTTGTTTAGCAGTCATGGTAAGCCCAGCGATGGTGAGACTATCACCCGTCTTTAAATTTGAGAATGTAAAGAGCGCACTTTCAGTACGCTGGCGTTGCGTACTTGCAATGAGTGGCAGTGGATCACTGTTAACGGATGTAACGCTTGCATTGATCCCACTCACATTAATCACTGAGCCATTGCCAGTGCCTTGGGCTATCAGAAGGTCTCCGTTTAACTCAATGCTCGGTATTAGGTTGAGATTCGAAGTGCTAGAGAGATTTTCTATCCAAGTCTTGATGTCTTTTAACAAAATGGCGCCATTACTTCCTGTTCCAGTAATTGCGCTGACGTTCGCTCCTGCTCCACGCGTTTTATAGGTAATGCCATCGTGGGTTAACTGAAAGCCGTTGGTTGCATCCAGACTAAGTACATCGTTCTCGCTATCAAAGCCGCTGATCACCAAATCCGTTTGTAAGCCGGTAATACTAAAGTCGTAATTAGCACCTTCGTTATCACCGCTAATAAATAAGGTCCATTGGTTATTATCCATCTGAGCCAAGGTTGCGGATACTTGCGTGACCGAGCGCAAATCATTAATCCAATTTTTCAGTGACTCTGCGGTGGGGCTCGTCCCAATCGCAGTAATCGCATTTGCCGTTGTGGTTCCGTTCACAGTCTTGCTGCCATTACTGCTGTAGATGGTGCTTCCAACGGTCATCTGAAAACCATTGTTCGAAGTGGTTCGCAATAGATCAGTAGCACTTGCAAACCCCGTGATGTTGTAAAGCGATCGTTGTGCCACTTGGCTAACATTAACTACATAACTTCCAACGGATGCGGTGTTACTCGCGCTTACGTTAAGTACCTTGGTGTTATCGCTTGTTGCACTCGTATTGATATAGGTATTGGGGTTCTCAAATACCTTAACGGCATCGAGTAATGTCGCTGCCTTTGTCTTAATCGTCCCCAACTCGCTAATCACCAACTCCTTTGATGCAATCTTTTGATTGATGGCATCGAGCGGGCGGTTCTCAGCACTCATTAAACGCGAGACGATGTCAGCCACATCGACTGCTGCGGTCGATGTACCACTTCCAAATGCGGAACCAATGGATGAAATAGCCACGTTTTTTGAAATTCCTAATGCTGTTCGTCATGAAATGCTCTATTTTTTAAGAGCACTTCTCCATAACTGCTAACGGCTTAATTGAGACGGGGGCTTAATCGTCTTTTTTCAGGGGAAAATAGGGCTCTAAACCCTTTTACTTAGCAATTTCCCTAACAAAATCACCATCTTGTCGGCAATTATTGCCTAAGTTGTTTACATTTTGCCGGCATATGGGTATATTTAGGGCAAATTTTGCATTTATTGCTAGATTTAGTACTTTTTTTAGTTTTTTGGGTCTATTTATTGATTAATTTAAGGGTTAATACCTATATTTTATGAATATATTGGGTATAGAAACAGCAAAGCTACCAAGTCCATCTGCCCAGGGCGCTATACCCATCCTCGTTTTACTCGTATTAGTCATGATGCTGGTGCCGTTACCAGCTGTTTTGTTAGACGTTCTCTTTACCTTCAATATTGCCTTATCGATCATCGTTCTGTTTACGGCGATCAATATCAAGACCTTTAAAGACTTCGTTGCCTTCCCAACGGTTCTACTGCTCACCACCCTCTTACGCTTATCGTTAAACGTCGCATCAACCCGCGTGGTCTTGATGGATGGTCACGAAGGTACTGATGCAGCCGGTAAGGTGATCGAAGCCTTTGGTGTGTTCTTAATTGGTGGCAACTTTGCTGTTGGTATCGTGATCTTTATTGTGATCACCATCATTAACTTTGTCGTGATCACCAAAGGCTCTGGACGTGTGGCTGAAGTATCCGCCCGTTTTGCTTTGGACTCGATGCCTGGTAAGCAAATGGCAATTGATGCGGATCTGAATGCAGGAATTATTCAGCAAAGCGAAGCGAAGGCACGGCGTGCGGATGTAGCGCAAGAAGCAGATTTCTTTGGTTCCATGGACGGTGCTTCGAAGTTTGTGCGCGGGGACGCGATTGCCGGCATCATGATTTTGGTAATCAACCTCGTTGGCGGTGTCATGGTTGGTGTACTCCAACACGACATGGCCTTTGGCAAAGCCCTCTCAGTATTTGCTTCGCTCACCATTGGTGATGGCTTGGTGGCACAGATTCCTGCACTCATCATCTCGACTGCTGCCGGTATCTTGGTAACGCGCGTTGCGACCGAAGATGATTTCTCGGGTCAGGTATCCAAACAGTTTCAGGCTAATAGCAATGCGCTAGCGGTGGTTGCTGGCGTACTCGGTGTGCTGGGTGTGATCCCTGGCATGCCCCACTTTATCTTTATCGCCTTTGCGATCCTATTTGGAGGGCTCGCGTATCTCGCGCATCAAAACACCATCAAGAAAGAAGCGGCGGCGGCAGTCGCCGCCAAGGCAGCGCCCACCGGTAGTGAAGAGTTGGAGTGGAAAGACGTGCCGATTGTGGAGCCACTCTGTTTGGAGTTGGCCTACCGTTTAATACCGCTGGTGGATCGCGGTGATGAGAGCGATCTTATCAAACGCATTAAGGCTATACGACGTAAGTTTGTGAGTGAAGTGGGTTTCTTAATTCCTTCTGTACACATTCGGGATAACTTACAACTGCCTGCTGAGAACTACCGGGTCTTACTCTACGGTGCTGAAGTAGGTCGTGGTCAATGCTTACCCGATCGCCTCTTGGCGATTCAGCCTGCGGGCACCGAAGTGATTAGTGGTATTGCTGTGAAGGATCCAACCTTTGGTATGCCAGCGGTGTGGATTGAACGCAATCAACGCGATGATGCGATTACCAAGGGCTGCACCGTGGTGGAACCAGCAGTGGTTTTAGCGACTCACCTGGATCATTTGATTCGTCAACACTCCAGCGAGTTACTTGGTCGTCAAGAAACCCAAGATCTCTTAGATCACTTCAAGATGAGCTATCCGAAGTTGGTAGAAGATGTGATTCCGAAGGTGGTGAGTGTTGCTAACTTGCAGCGTATCTTGCAAATGCTCCTTGATGAGGATGTGCCGATCAAAGATTTGCGCACGATTATTGAAGTCGCTAGCGAGCATCCTGACAAATTGAGTAACCCGATCGAGGTGATGCCTTTCATTCGCTACGCTCTACGGCGCACGATTGTGCAAGAGACCTTGGGCGAAGGCCCAAGCTTCCAGGTCTTAGGAATTCAACCCGAGTTTGAGCGCTTAATTGAGCAATCGATCGGTGCTGGCGCGGTGGCGCCCGATGGCGTAATTGAGCCGTCTCTCGCACGTCTTTTTGGCGAAGAGGTCATTAAGGGCGTGCAAGAGATGGAAGCCAATAATTTACCCCCTGTGATTGTGAGTGGGACCCGTACCCGCATGACCTTTGCCAAGATTGCCAAGCGGGTTTGCCCCCAAGCAATCGTTCTGGCCTTGGGCGAACTCCCTCCCAGCGCCAACCTGAGCTTTTACCGAGTAATATGTAGTCAGGCAGGCCAAACCAACTAAAATCCCTGTATAACGGAGTTCATATGGGTCCCCAAAAATTTACCGCCTTAAATACTGCAGAAGCCTTAAAAAAGGTGCGTCTGGAGATGGGTGCCGACGCCATGATTTTGTCGACAAGCGATACCAAAAATGGGGTGGAGATTGTTGCCATTACCCCTGAAGACTTAGCGAATCTTTCTTCGGCAGCTGACCCCACAAATAAAGTAAGTCGTCCACGGCAGCTCGATCCTGAAGTGGAGATCGCACCCACCTTTAGTAGCAATCCTCGCTTGGGTCGTGACCTAGGCAGTCGTGCTAGCCCAAAACCGGTCAACCTTGCCTCCAATGAAAACACGGGTGGCTTTAAGAAGGTAGAGTTTCCGAAGATTTCCTCAACCAGCCTAAACTCCGACACCTTTAAACCAAGCTTCTTTGAGTCCTCCCAGCGAGTGCCTGCCAGTGAAGCCCGGTTTGTGGGAGATGGCGATAGTGATATTGCACCGCGTAGAAAACCAGTCAATGGAAACCATACTGAGTCAGCAGCGGCTCCCAAGAGCATTGCGGAGTTAGCTAACTCACCACGGGTCGAGAAACTCCTCACTGAAATTAGTGAAGTAAAGAACTTATTGCAGTCGCATGTGGCAGGTAACTTCTGGGGTAACTTACAGCAAGAGAAAACCCACCTCACTGAGGTGATTAAGCATCTTCTTAATACTGGGTTCTCCCCACAGCTCTGTGCTGACATTACTCGCAAACTGCCAGAGACTTCTGATCTCTCAACCCTCTTGCAAAGTGCGCGCGATCAAATTAAAGAGATGGTTAAAACGGTGGATGCCTTTGCTATGTTTGATAAAGGTGGCGTCTTTGCTTTCATTGGTCCTACTGGGGTTGGTAAGACCACTACGGTAGCCAAAATTGCAGCACGCTGTGTCTTGCGCTATGGTCGCAATCAGGTCACCTTACTCACAACCGATACCTATCGTATTGGTGCGCAAGAGCAACTCAAGGTCTTTGCCAAGATCTTGGGATTAACCGTAACCTCCCTCCGTGATGGCGAGGATCTTTCTTCTAAGTTAAAAGAGCTCTCGGGTCGCAAAATTGTGTTGCTCGATACCGCAGGTGTGAGCCAACGCGACACTCTGATGCTTGAGCAATCCAAAACCTTGCAAGATGGCTCCCAAAGCGCAGTGCGAATCTTAGTGATGAGCTCCACCACCGATTTGCGTACCCAAGAAGAGGTCATCAAATTACATAATCAAGCTGCCCAAAGTAATGGGGTAGGCAAGATTGAGGCGGCAGTGATCACCAAGATCGATGAAGCAGCGCATATTGCTCCAGTGGTCGATAGCATTATTCGGCATGACATGCCCCTACTCTTTATCTCCAATGGCCAACGTGTCCCAGAAGACTTAAGTTTGCCGGATTTAGATTACTTGAGTCATCGCGCCATCCAAGCGCGGGCGTTCTCCGATGATCTGTCCTACAGCGATGAGCAGATCCCAGCGATCTTCTCCAATAATTTAGGTGACTGGATCAAAACCTCCTAATGGCTGAGAGCGTTGCACAACCTGGGGTTGATCAAGCAGAGGGTCTGCGCACTATTTTTGGGGCAGAGTCTAGCTGTGTCGTTTGCCTAGCAAGCGCTCTGGATGCCGATACCACCATTCATTTAGGCCATGGCACTGCCCATGCACTGAAGAACGCTGGGCACAAAACTTTATTGGTTGATGAGTTTGGGCTCTCCGAGCGCAGAACCATGTCGGGGTTTTTATACCCCACCCGCTACGACTTAGCCCAAGCGTTTAGTAATGGGGTTGATCTACTTAAAGTGGTGCGCAATATTGATGATCATTTTTGGTATGCCACCGCAGCCAAAATTCGGTCCCAGAATGATCGACGCCAAATCAAATTACCCACCCTTGATGAGCGCCTCTTACATGCAGGCTTGAGTATTGATTACATCTTGCTTCCTACCAACGATCCCAATGCCAATGTCCTGTCTTTTTATGGCAAGCAGATCAAACGCTTTGTGGTGAGCTCACCCGATCACAAGTCCTTAAGCCGTGCTTTAGCGATGGTGCGTGAGATGTCGGTCTTGCAAAGCGATGAAAGTTACCCGGTCTTAATTATTGGTGGGGCATCTGAAGAAGAGGGGCAAGCGGCTTTTCAGAAACTAGCCGATGCTTCGCAATCGGCTCTGCGCCAAGCCTTGCACTTTGCAGGTTGGGTGAAAGCGTTTATGGCAAGTCGGATTGTGGTTGACCCGGAAGATAATGAGATTAGTGTACCGGTTGCAGGCCCTGTCAGCGAGTTTGTCTTGCCAGTGGATTTCTTTAAAACGATTTCTGCAAAAATTACTGCGTAGTTCTTTATTTCTGTTCTATTATTTTTGTTTTGTTTCCTCTGAATTGATCTGAATGCCCCCTCGCAATCCCGTTGCTTACCAGGCGCTTGACCTCAACGACGCCATCACCGAGCATTTGCCCCTGGTAAAGCGGATTGCCTATCAAATTGCCTCGCGTCTGCCTCCCAATGTGGAACTCGATGATTTGGTCCAAGAGGGTTTAACCGGTTTACTTGATGCTCTAAAGCGTTACGAACCACAACCTAACCTTAATTTCGAGGTCTATGCGCGCACCCGTATTCGGGGTGCAATCTATGATGCGTGTCGGCGCAATGACATCTTGCCGCGCAACCAACGTGATGGTCTTGTTAATTTAGAGAAAACCACTCGCTCCTTGGAGCAAAAACTAGGGCGCCACCCCTCCGAGATTGAGATCGCCGATGCCTGCGAGATTAGCCTTGATGAGTATCACGCGGTAATGGGCACCATGGTCAATTTGATGCCGTTAGATGATTTATCCGAAGACATGCTCCCCGCCGATATGGATTCGGATCCGATGCAAGCTGCCTCAATGCGTCAGTTTGCCGATCGCATTGCCACTATTTTGGAGAGCCTGCCAGAAAACGAGCGCTTAGTCATGGCCTTGCATTACCAAGAAGATTTGTCCTACCGAGAAATTGCCCAGGTCATGAACCTCACTGCAGGGCGCATTAGCCAGATCCACACCCAAGGCATGATCCGGATTCGGGCGAAGTTAAAAATCGCTTAAGGTTTACCTAAACTTTACGAGACAGTACCCCGCCTACGGCGCCGGGCACTTCGCCATCGCTGCCATAGGTTGCCCCAGGAGCTTGTTGGGCAATGAAGGATTGCATCGCGGCGCTGCGCTGCATCGCCAATCGAATGAGGTCTCCATTGATTTGATGATCAACCGAAGCCTGGTCTAAAAGACCATGCAAGATCTGCTTTTGTTCTTCGGGATATTGGTTGATATCGGATTTCAGTTTCTCAGGACCATCAGGGTAGCCATTGATTAACTCAAGCGCCACGCGTGTTTGCTCCAGTGCCTCGGGTAAGGCGTCCATATTATTGGTCTCTAAGGTCTGTCGCAACTTAGCAACGGCACTAGCAATTTGTTCAAGTAGCGTCTTTAGTTCAGCAAAGGTCATG
This genomic interval from Polynucleobacter sp. UK-FUSCHL-C3 contains the following:
- a CDS encoding FliA/WhiG family RNA polymerase sigma factor, with the protein product MPPRNPVAYQALDLNDAITEHLPLVKRIAYQIASRLPPNVELDDLVQEGLTGLLDALKRYEPQPNLNFEVYARTRIRGAIYDACRRNDILPRNQRDGLVNLEKTTRSLEQKLGRHPSEIEIADACEISLDEYHAVMGTMVNLMPLDDLSEDMLPADMDSDPMQAASMRQFADRIATILESLPENERLVMALHYQEDLSYREIAQVMNLTAGRISQIHTQGMIRIRAKLKIA
- the flhA gene encoding flagellar biosynthesis protein FlhA, which encodes MNILGIETAKLPSPSAQGAIPILVLLVLVMMLVPLPAVLLDVLFTFNIALSIIVLFTAINIKTFKDFVAFPTVLLLTTLLRLSLNVASTRVVLMDGHEGTDAAGKVIEAFGVFLIGGNFAVGIVIFIVITIINFVVITKGSGRVAEVSARFALDSMPGKQMAIDADLNAGIIQQSEAKARRADVAQEADFFGSMDGASKFVRGDAIAGIMILVINLVGGVMVGVLQHDMAFGKALSVFASLTIGDGLVAQIPALIISTAAGILVTRVATEDDFSGQVSKQFQANSNALAVVAGVLGVLGVIPGMPHFIFIAFAILFGGLAYLAHQNTIKKEAAAAVAAKAAPTGSEELEWKDVPIVEPLCLELAYRLIPLVDRGDESDLIKRIKAIRRKFVSEVGFLIPSVHIRDNLQLPAENYRVLLYGAEVGRGQCLPDRLLAIQPAGTEVISGIAVKDPTFGMPAVWIERNQRDDAITKGCTVVEPAVVLATHLDHLIRQHSSELLGRQETQDLLDHFKMSYPKLVEDVIPKVVSVANLQRILQMLLDEDVPIKDLRTIIEVASEHPDKLSNPIEVMPFIRYALRRTIVQETLGEGPSFQVLGIQPEFERLIEQSIGAGAVAPDGVIEPSLARLFGEEVIKGVQEMEANNLPPVIVSGTRTRMTFAKIAKRVCPQAIVLALGELPPSANLSFYRVICSQAGQTN
- the flhF gene encoding flagellar biosynthesis protein FlhF translates to MGPQKFTALNTAEALKKVRLEMGADAMILSTSDTKNGVEIVAITPEDLANLSSAADPTNKVSRPRQLDPEVEIAPTFSSNPRLGRDLGSRASPKPVNLASNENTGGFKKVEFPKISSTSLNSDTFKPSFFESSQRVPASEARFVGDGDSDIAPRRKPVNGNHTESAAAPKSIAELANSPRVEKLLTEISEVKNLLQSHVAGNFWGNLQQEKTHLTEVIKHLLNTGFSPQLCADITRKLPETSDLSTLLQSARDQIKEMVKTVDAFAMFDKGGVFAFIGPTGVGKTTTVAKIAARCVLRYGRNQVTLLTTDTYRIGAQEQLKVFAKILGLTVTSLRDGEDLSSKLKELSGRKIVLLDTAGVSQRDTLMLEQSKTLQDGSQSAVRILVMSSTTDLRTQEEVIKLHNQAAQSNGVGKIEAAVITKIDEAAHIAPVVDSIIRHDMPLLFISNGQRVPEDLSLPDLDYLSHRAIQARAFSDDLSYSDEQIPAIFSNNLGDWIKTS
- the fliD gene encoding flagellar filament capping protein FliD, which encodes MAISSIGSAFGSGTSTAAVDVADIVSRLMSAENRPLDAINQKIASKELVISELGTIKTKAATLLDAVKVFENPNTYINTSATSDNTKVLNVSASNTASVGSYVVNVSQVAQRSLYNITGFASATDLLRTTSNNGFQMTVGSTIYSSNGSKTVNGTTTANAITAIGTSPTAESLKNWINDLRSVTQVSATLAQMDNNQWTLFISGDNEGANYDFSITGLQTDLVISGFDSENDVLSLDATNGFQLTHDGITYKTRGAGANVSAITGTGSNGAILLKDIKTWIENLSSTSNLNLIPSIELNGDLLIAQGTGNGSVINVSGINASVTSVNSDPLPLIASTQRQRTESALFTFSNLKTGDSLTIAGLTMTAKQDLTSSQAATAFNTMRDGVLPNIVSSLVDGNRSDAVTGQATIEISNVVLPTAYGTYKLTSLGSVLTMTKYVDNVATNSSSIQIITSGTSNSGANPPTVLFQSALNGQTNLSFGALGSFRVNTVLAATSAETATEIASKILNAIDSAGQVTANAWVSVPNADWANTAKTNLSATDATVMKAVITTTGNTLIRIAASTTASLGAVTGYTGLTGMDDGLVTEMAFIGTAAQLSAALKTLEAKSPDGLGKVAVHIVPSNISVRVDSVTGGISYYKAVTSVATWTNARTIAKSSTHQITTVNGTLTGYLSNVTSAAETAFLAAKLPAGNRDYWIGGSDLTLEGTWRWADGPEANQVISYSNWASGQPNNRSNEDFAEINGSAYSSKWNDDRAANTGNFYVEYNVAANSTLLRRELSLPSPGVVIISNNTDPNVVSALNYANFSGAVSGYTTGINGSQLTFTSTQLLTDISPNIAYSFTPASGSSTNFAAPVITEGGDYALATALLALPTHGLNQGDSVTVGGLRFTASRAASSAEIASAFANLANGASTGSGTAYGSYSGAISGFSSGAVVNTNQVLFTQIDSGTANSIASLANIASSTNIALVIAGTGLTVDKFTTAQDATFTVDDKSYTKTTNTVGDVISGLTLQLTGDAGIANVSVVLGEDKSEVSIKSFMTAYNDLIKATNTMNANSANSDKPGTFANSPTSLSFISDIKRKVADGATYNIGKTDSAGRPYTMSLSSLGLDYQLDGTLSYSATSLASAKSQGLRDKLLSGLRIGYSSSTDNLADLLKSQMSSIGVLTNQTSSGAESLSSLNKEKDRLEERLNKIQAGYIAQYSNLNKLLFQLNSTSQSLTSALDGLKNA